One genomic segment of Alicycliphilus denitrificans K601 includes these proteins:
- the nirB gene encoding nitrite reductase large subunit NirB — protein MVKQSRLVMVGNGMAGVRTLEELLKIAPDLYDITVFGAEPHPNYNRILLSPVLAGEQTVDEIVLNDWSWYQEHGIALHAGHTVTAVDRARRLVHARGPGGEAVSAPYDRLILATGSNPFMLPIPGKDLAGVLAYRDIADTQAMIDAAAKYRSAVVIGGGLLGLEAANGLMKRGMQVTVVHAGEWLMERQLDPVAGRMLQKALQERGMRFLMQAQTQELLGDGDGRVRAVRFKDGSEAPADLVVMAVGIRPNTALAESMRLHVERGIVVHDTLQTTTDARIYAVGECAAHRGVAYGLVAPLFEQAKVLANHLAEFGIGRYLGSQTSTKLKVTGIDLFSAGNFQGGEGTEEIVMSDPGAGHYKKLVLKDDRLVGACLYGNTVDGGWYFKLLRDGRAVADIRDRLMFGESNIGEGGHAGQSQAAAMPDEAEVCGCNGVTKGAICKAIKEKGLFTLDEVRKHTKASASCGSCTGLVEQILMATAGGDYSATPKTKPLCACTEHGHQAVRDAIRTNHLLSKEEVFAFMEWKTPDGCPSCRPAVNYYLISTWPKEALDDPQSRAINERSHANIQKDGTYSVVPRMWGGETSAAELRRIADVVDKYGIPTVKVTGGQRIDLLGVKKEDLQAVWRDIGMPCGHAYGKSLRTVKTCVGSEWCRFGTQDSSALGRDLERALWRMYAPHKVKLAVSGCPRNCAESGIKDVGVIGVDSGWEIYVAGNGGIKTEVAQFFTKVKTAGEVLEVSGAFLQLYREEGWYLERTVHYVGRVGLDYVKKRVLDDAAGRQALWTRLQSALEGEPDPWFEGGKARVDARQFIPIAVA, from the coding sequence ATGGTGAAGCAATCCAGACTGGTGATGGTGGGCAATGGAATGGCGGGCGTGCGCACGCTGGAAGAGCTGCTCAAGATCGCCCCCGATCTGTACGACATCACGGTGTTCGGCGCCGAGCCGCACCCGAACTACAACCGCATCCTGCTCTCGCCCGTGCTGGCGGGTGAGCAGACGGTGGACGAAATCGTCCTCAACGACTGGTCCTGGTATCAGGAGCACGGCATCGCGCTGCACGCGGGCCATACCGTGACCGCCGTCGACCGCGCGCGCCGCCTGGTGCATGCGCGCGGCCCCGGCGGCGAGGCGGTCAGCGCGCCCTATGACCGGCTGATCCTGGCCACCGGCTCCAACCCCTTCATGCTGCCGATCCCCGGCAAGGACCTGGCAGGCGTGCTGGCCTACCGCGACATCGCCGACACCCAGGCCATGATCGACGCCGCCGCGAAATACCGCAGCGCGGTGGTCATCGGCGGCGGCCTGCTGGGGCTGGAGGCGGCCAACGGCCTGATGAAGCGCGGCATGCAGGTAACCGTGGTGCACGCCGGCGAATGGCTGATGGAGCGCCAGCTCGACCCCGTGGCCGGGCGCATGCTGCAGAAGGCGCTGCAGGAGCGCGGCATGCGCTTTCTCATGCAGGCCCAGACGCAGGAGCTGCTGGGCGACGGCGACGGACGGGTGCGCGCCGTGCGCTTCAAGGACGGCAGCGAAGCGCCCGCCGACCTGGTGGTGATGGCCGTGGGCATACGCCCCAACACCGCGCTGGCCGAGTCCATGCGCCTGCACGTGGAGCGCGGCATCGTGGTCCACGACACGCTGCAGACCACCACCGACGCGCGCATCTACGCCGTGGGCGAATGCGCCGCGCACCGGGGCGTGGCCTACGGCCTGGTGGCGCCGCTGTTCGAGCAGGCGAAAGTGCTGGCCAACCACCTGGCGGAATTCGGCATCGGCCGCTACCTGGGCTCGCAGACCTCGACCAAGCTCAAGGTCACGGGCATCGACCTGTTCTCGGCGGGCAACTTCCAGGGCGGCGAAGGCACCGAGGAGATCGTCATGAGCGACCCCGGCGCCGGGCACTATAAGAAGCTGGTGCTCAAGGACGACAGGCTGGTGGGCGCCTGCCTGTACGGCAACACCGTGGACGGCGGCTGGTACTTCAAGCTGCTGCGCGACGGCCGGGCCGTGGCCGACATCCGCGACAGGCTCATGTTCGGCGAGAGCAACATCGGCGAGGGCGGCCACGCCGGCCAGAGCCAGGCCGCCGCCATGCCCGACGAGGCCGAGGTCTGCGGCTGCAACGGCGTGACCAAGGGCGCCATCTGCAAGGCCATCAAGGAAAAGGGCCTGTTCACCCTGGACGAGGTGCGCAAGCACACCAAGGCCAGCGCCAGCTGCGGCTCGTGCACCGGCCTGGTGGAGCAGATCCTCATGGCCACCGCAGGCGGCGACTACTCCGCCACGCCGAAGACGAAGCCCCTGTGCGCCTGCACCGAGCACGGCCACCAGGCCGTGCGCGACGCGATCCGCACCAATCATCTGCTGAGCAAGGAGGAGGTCTTCGCCTTCATGGAGTGGAAGACGCCCGACGGCTGCCCGAGCTGCCGCCCGGCCGTCAACTACTACCTGATCAGCACCTGGCCCAAGGAGGCGCTGGACGACCCGCAGAGCCGCGCCATCAACGAGCGCAGCCACGCCAACATCCAGAAGGACGGCACCTACAGCGTGGTGCCGCGCATGTGGGGCGGCGAGACCTCTGCCGCCGAGCTGCGCCGCATCGCCGACGTGGTGGACAAGTACGGGATCCCCACCGTCAAGGTCACGGGCGGCCAGCGCATCGACCTGCTGGGCGTGAAGAAGGAAGACCTGCAGGCCGTGTGGCGCGACATAGGCATGCCCTGCGGCCACGCCTACGGCAAGAGCCTGCGCACCGTGAAGACCTGCGTGGGCAGCGAATGGTGCCGTTTCGGCACGCAGGACAGCAGCGCCCTGGGGCGCGACCTGGAGCGCGCGCTGTGGCGCATGTACGCGCCGCACAAGGTCAAGCTCGCCGTCAGCGGCTGCCCGCGCAACTGCGCCGAGAGCGGCATCAAGGACGTGGGGGTCATCGGCGTCGACTCGGGCTGGGAGATCTACGTGGCCGGCAACGGCGGCATCAAGACCGAGGTGGCGCAGTTCTTCACCAAGGTGAAGACGGCCGGGGAAGTGCTCGAAGTCAGCGGCGCCTTCCTGCAGCTGTACCGCGAGGAAGGCTGGTACCTGGAGCGCACAGTGCACTACGTCGGCCGGGTGGGCCTGGACTACGTGAAGAAAAGGGTGCTCGACGACGCGGCCGGCCGCCAGGCCCTGTGGACGCGGCTGCAGTCCGCCCTGGAGGGCGAGCCCGACCCCTGGTTCGAGGGCGGGAAGGCCCGCGTGGACGCGCGCCAGTTCATCCCTATCGCCGTCGCCTGA
- a CDS encoding efflux RND transporter permease subunit codes for MAQFFINRPVFAWVLSIVIMLAGGLSIFTLPLEMYPEIAPPRVTLNTTYTGASAETVENSVTQVIEQQLKGLDRLLYMSSTSDSAGRSRTTLTFAPGANIDVAQVQAQNKLQGAMNRLPDAVKSRGVFVNKGGQDYLVTYVFTSPDPNVSQVTIGDYLTSNVVDVIARVDGVGDVTVFGTNYAMRIWMNPALMEKYALMPSDLVNALNAQNAQVSAGQLGTLPAVPGQMLNATVTARSKLTSVQEFKDIVLKSAPDGSVVTMADVARVELAADSLTVRSILNGQPGAGLGIVLADGANAMQVADAVARKIAELAPYFPDGITGFVSSDTTPFVRASIKEVIKTLGEAMVLVTLVMFLFLQNFRATLIPAIAVPVVLLGTLGVLSAMGYSINMLTMFALVLAIGLLVDDAIVVVENVERVMSEQGLPPKEATRKSMKEITPALVGIGLTLSAVFVPMAFFAGSVGVIYRQFSITIVAAMGLSVFVALTLTPALCASLLKPMAHERTVRRGPLGWVDRFFIWFNHHFDRSATRYQGTVARLLRRTGRMMVLFGAVLAAVAFMFHRLPTSFLPNEDQGFVGATVTLPSGATDARLMEVMDQIRLYFKDKPEVFSTNAILGNNGNQSSGNMWIRLTPWDKRPLPSQSAEAIANQATKDLASIRDARVFVTLPPAVRGLGSSAGINFVLKDLNGLGHDALMKAMNDVIAASRKEPAIINMRTTGFDDTSELKVEIDDRKAAALGVSVADINGVLSSALGGTYVNDFVHYGRVKRVYIQGDAPSRMLPQDIAQWSVRNRDGQMVRFSAFATTSWGNGSPQLMRYNGSPALEMQANTPPGASSGDAMAAVERIMATMPPGIGFEWTGASLQERQSGSQAPMLYAVSILFVFLCLAALYESWSVPFSVMLAVPLGVIGALAATYGRGLANDVYFQVGLLTTVGLASKNAILIVEFAVQLQERGRSLIDATVEAVRLRLRPILMTSLAFGFGVLPLAIGTGAGAGGRRAIGTAVLGGMVFSTLLGIFFVPVFFLIVRRLFTSRGAPAHTPQPEAAP; via the coding sequence ATGGCGCAGTTCTTCATCAACCGCCCCGTCTTCGCGTGGGTGCTGTCCATCGTCATCATGCTCGCGGGCGGGCTGTCCATCTTCACGCTGCCGCTGGAGATGTACCCCGAGATCGCGCCGCCGCGCGTGACCCTCAACACCACCTACACCGGCGCCTCGGCCGAGACGGTGGAGAACTCCGTCACCCAGGTGATCGAGCAGCAGCTCAAGGGCCTGGACAGGCTGCTCTACATGAGCTCCACGAGCGACTCGGCGGGCCGCTCGCGCACCACGCTCACCTTCGCGCCCGGCGCCAACATCGACGTGGCCCAGGTGCAGGCGCAGAACAAGCTGCAGGGCGCGATGAACCGCCTGCCCGACGCCGTGAAGAGCCGCGGCGTTTTCGTGAACAAGGGCGGGCAGGACTACCTCGTGACCTACGTGTTCACCTCGCCCGACCCGAACGTGTCGCAGGTGACCATAGGCGACTACCTGACCAGCAACGTGGTGGACGTGATCGCGCGCGTGGACGGCGTGGGCGACGTGACCGTGTTCGGCACCAACTACGCCATGCGCATCTGGATGAACCCTGCGCTCATGGAGAAGTACGCGCTCATGCCGTCCGACCTCGTGAACGCGCTCAACGCGCAGAACGCGCAGGTCTCGGCCGGGCAGCTTGGGACATTGCCCGCGGTGCCGGGGCAGATGCTCAACGCCACGGTCACCGCGCGCTCCAAGCTCACGAGCGTGCAGGAGTTCAAGGACATCGTGCTCAAGTCCGCGCCCGACGGTTCGGTGGTCACCATGGCCGACGTGGCGCGCGTGGAGCTCGCGGCCGACTCGCTCACGGTGCGCTCCATCCTCAACGGCCAGCCCGGCGCGGGCCTCGGCATCGTGCTGGCCGATGGCGCCAACGCCATGCAGGTGGCCGACGCGGTGGCCAGGAAGATCGCCGAGCTCGCACCCTACTTCCCTGACGGCATCACGGGCTTCGTGAGCTCGGACACCACGCCCTTCGTGCGCGCCTCGATCAAGGAGGTGATCAAGACGCTGGGCGAGGCCATGGTGCTCGTGACGCTGGTGATGTTCCTCTTCCTGCAGAACTTCCGCGCCACGCTGATCCCGGCGATCGCCGTGCCCGTGGTACTGCTGGGCACGCTGGGCGTGCTCTCGGCCATGGGCTACTCCATCAACATGCTGACCATGTTCGCGCTGGTGCTGGCCATCGGCCTGCTGGTGGACGACGCCATCGTGGTGGTCGAGAACGTCGAGCGCGTGATGAGCGAGCAGGGCCTGCCCCCGAAGGAGGCCACGCGCAAGTCCATGAAGGAGATCACGCCCGCGCTCGTGGGCATCGGCCTCACGCTGTCGGCCGTGTTCGTGCCCATGGCGTTCTTCGCGGGCTCGGTGGGCGTGATCTACCGGCAGTTCTCGATCACCATCGTCGCTGCCATGGGGCTGTCGGTGTTCGTGGCGCTCACGCTCACGCCCGCGCTGTGCGCGTCGCTGCTCAAGCCCATGGCGCACGAGCGCACGGTGCGGCGCGGCCCGCTGGGCTGGGTCGACCGCTTCTTCATCTGGTTCAACCACCACTTCGACCGCAGCGCCACGCGCTACCAGGGCACGGTGGCGCGGCTGCTGCGCCGCACGGGCCGCATGATGGTGCTGTTCGGCGCGGTGCTGGCGGCGGTGGCCTTCATGTTCCACCGCCTGCCCACCTCGTTCCTGCCCAACGAGGACCAGGGCTTCGTCGGGGCCACCGTCACGCTGCCCTCGGGCGCGACCGACGCGCGACTGATGGAGGTGATGGACCAGATACGCCTGTACTTCAAGGACAAGCCCGAGGTCTTCAGCACCAATGCCATCCTGGGCAACAACGGCAACCAGAGCTCGGGCAACATGTGGATACGCCTCACGCCCTGGGACAAGCGGCCGCTGCCCAGCCAGTCGGCCGAGGCCATCGCCAACCAGGCCACCAAGGATCTGGCCAGCATCCGCGACGCGCGCGTCTTCGTCACGCTGCCGCCGGCCGTGCGCGGCCTGGGGTCCAGCGCGGGCATCAACTTCGTGCTCAAGGACCTGAACGGCCTGGGCCACGATGCGCTGATGAAGGCCATGAACGACGTGATCGCCGCCTCGCGCAAGGAGCCAGCCATCATCAACATGCGCACCACGGGCTTCGACGACACGTCCGAGCTGAAGGTGGAGATCGACGACCGCAAGGCCGCCGCGCTCGGCGTGTCGGTGGCCGACATCAACGGCGTGCTCTCCAGCGCGCTGGGCGGCACCTACGTGAACGACTTCGTGCACTACGGCCGCGTCAAGCGCGTCTACATCCAGGGCGACGCGCCCTCGCGCATGCTGCCGCAGGACATCGCCCAATGGTCGGTGCGCAACCGCGACGGGCAGATGGTGCGCTTCTCGGCCTTCGCCACCACCAGCTGGGGCAACGGCTCGCCGCAGCTCATGCGCTACAACGGCAGCCCGGCGCTGGAGATGCAGGCCAACACGCCGCCCGGCGCGAGCTCGGGCGACGCCATGGCCGCCGTGGAGCGCATCATGGCCACCATGCCGCCCGGCATCGGCTTCGAGTGGACGGGCGCCTCGCTGCAGGAGCGCCAGTCGGGCTCGCAGGCGCCCATGCTGTACGCCGTCTCCATCCTGTTCGTGTTCCTGTGCCTGGCCGCGCTGTACGAGAGCTGGAGCGTACCCTTCTCGGTCATGCTGGCCGTACCGCTGGGCGTGATCGGGGCGCTGGCCGCCACCTACGGGCGCGGCCTGGCCAACGACGTGTACTTCCAGGTCGGGCTGCTGACCACCGTGGGCCTGGCCTCGAAGAACGCCATCCTGATCGTGGAGTTCGCCGTGCAGCTGCAGGAGCGCGGGCGCAGCCTGATCGACGCCACCGTCGAGGCCGTGCGCCTGCGCCTGCGGCCCATCCTCATGACCTCGCTGGCCTTCGGCTTCGGCGTGCTGCCGCTGGCCATCGGCACCGGCGCCGGTGCGGGCGGGCGCCGGGCCATCGGCACCGCCGTGCTCGGCGGCATGGTGTTTTCCACGCTGCTGGGCATCTTCTTCGTGCCCGTGTTCTTCCTGATCGTGCGGCGCCTGTTCACCTCGCGCGGCGCGCCCGCGCACACCCCCCAGCCGGAGGCCGCGCCATGA
- a CDS encoding efflux RND transporter periplasmic adaptor subunit produces the protein MTSAICDSPALVPASPPRTVPFPGLACILALSLLLAACGDKNAKPAAAEQPPEVGVVTLQPERRVVTTELPGRTTAFLSAEIRPQVGGIVQKRLFTEGARVAAGQVLYQLDPAPYEVALASAEAQLARARATLNTARTNARRNAELVKIDAVSRQVYDDSQAAVAQAQADAGVAAAAVEAARINLGYTRIKSPIAGLTTTSAVTPGALVTANQAAALTTVSQIDPLYVDVTQSSSEVLRLKGDLAAGRFKREGKGDARVAIKLDDGSTYAQEAVLRFSGVQVNPATGAITLRAVVPNPNGLLMPGMYVRAVLEAGVNEQTLLAPQQAVTRDPAGNPSVLVVTPENKVERRRIATGAAVGNRWEVLSGLAAGERVLVDGAQRARPGDTVRPVPWAPKARQGTSAQASQPAPQP, from the coding sequence ATGACCTCCGCGATCTGCGACAGCCCTGCACTGGTCCCCGCCTCCCCTCCGCGCACCGTTCCCTTTCCCGGCCTGGCCTGCATCCTGGCGCTGTCCCTGCTGCTCGCCGCCTGCGGCGACAAGAACGCCAAACCCGCCGCCGCAGAGCAGCCGCCCGAGGTCGGCGTGGTCACGCTGCAGCCCGAGCGCCGGGTGGTGACCACCGAGCTGCCGGGCCGCACCACGGCTTTCCTCTCGGCCGAGATCCGCCCTCAGGTCGGCGGCATTGTGCAAAAGCGCCTCTTCACCGAAGGCGCGCGCGTGGCGGCCGGCCAGGTGCTCTACCAGCTCGATCCTGCGCCCTACGAGGTGGCGCTGGCCAGTGCCGAGGCGCAGCTCGCCCGGGCTCGCGCCACGCTGAACACGGCCCGGACCAACGCCCGGCGCAATGCCGAGCTGGTGAAGATCGACGCCGTCAGCCGGCAGGTGTACGACGACAGCCAGGCCGCGGTGGCGCAGGCGCAAGCCGACGCGGGCGTGGCCGCCGCCGCCGTGGAGGCGGCGCGCATCAACCTGGGCTACACGCGCATCAAGTCGCCCATCGCGGGGCTGACCACCACGTCGGCGGTCACGCCGGGCGCGCTGGTCACGGCCAACCAGGCGGCGGCGCTGACCACGGTGTCGCAGATCGATCCGCTCTACGTGGACGTGACACAGTCGAGCAGCGAGGTGCTGCGCCTCAAGGGCGATCTGGCCGCCGGCCGCTTCAAGCGCGAGGGCAAGGGCGACGCGCGCGTGGCCATCAAGCTCGACGACGGCAGCACCTACGCGCAGGAGGCCGTGCTGCGCTTCAGCGGCGTACAGGTGAACCCCGCCACGGGCGCGATCACGCTGCGCGCCGTGGTGCCCAACCCCAACGGGCTGCTGATGCCCGGCATGTACGTGCGCGCCGTGCTGGAGGCGGGAGTGAACGAGCAGACCCTGCTCGCGCCGCAGCAGGCCGTGACGCGCGACCCCGCGGGCAACCCGAGCGTGCTGGTCGTCACGCCCGAGAACAAGGTCGAGCGCCGCCGCATCGCGACCGGCGCGGCCGTGGGCAACCGCTGGGAGGTGCTCTCGGGCCTGGCCGCTGGCGAGCGGGTCCTGGTGGATGGCGCACAGCGCGCGCGCCCCGGCGACACGGTGCGCCCCGTGCCCTGGGCGCCCAAGGCGCGGCAGGGCACGTCGGCCCAGGCCTCCCAGCCCGCTCCCCAGCCCTGA
- the nirD gene encoding nitrite reductase small subunit NirD — protein sequence MTNWKYICQVQDIPRQGARRVARPRGLEVALFRTAGDEVFALLDRCPHKGGPLSQGTVFGKSVACPLHNWTIGLCNGQAAAPDEGCTPAFQVKVEGGAVFLDADELAGRALHETRPLAGPALHCA from the coding sequence ATGACGAACTGGAAATACATCTGCCAGGTGCAGGACATCCCGCGCCAGGGTGCGCGCCGCGTGGCGCGGCCCCGGGGGCTGGAGGTGGCGCTGTTTCGCACCGCCGGAGACGAGGTGTTCGCCCTGCTCGACCGCTGCCCGCACAAGGGCGGCCCCCTGAGCCAGGGCACGGTGTTCGGCAAGAGCGTGGCCTGCCCGCTGCACAACTGGACGATAGGCCTGTGCAACGGCCAGGCCGCCGCGCCCGACGAGGGCTGCACGCCCGCCTTCCAGGTGAAGGTGGAGGGCGGCGCGGTGTTCCTGGACGCCGATGAGCTGGCAGGCCGCGCCCTGCACGAAACCCGCCCGCTGGCCGGCCCCGCACTGCACTGCGCATGA
- a CDS encoding DUF937 domain-containing protein: MNTPDSTPLLAEQLMQQLQGAPLQDISRQLGTGHAETQSAVAMALPMLLGALGRNAQDAQGAESLFGALQRDHMPAAPQPAMDLGGLLGSLLGGGGAALGGDAGAAILGHIFGGSRERAESALGQSTGQGVDAGRLLQMLAPIVMSFLAQRVSSSGMDAGGLGQMLGQERARAQRTGTPGGDLLGSLLDQDGDGQVGLGDLVKIGANLLGGRR; the protein is encoded by the coding sequence ATGAATACCCCCGACTCCACGCCGCTGCTGGCCGAACAGCTGATGCAGCAACTGCAGGGTGCGCCCCTGCAGGACATCTCCCGGCAACTGGGCACCGGCCACGCTGAAACGCAAAGCGCCGTGGCCATGGCGCTGCCGATGCTGCTGGGCGCCCTGGGCCGCAACGCGCAGGATGCGCAGGGCGCCGAATCCCTGTTCGGTGCGCTGCAGCGCGACCACATGCCCGCCGCGCCCCAGCCGGCCATGGACCTGGGCGGGCTGCTGGGCTCCCTGCTCGGCGGCGGCGGCGCGGCCCTGGGCGGCGATGCCGGCGCGGCCATCCTGGGCCATATCTTCGGCGGCAGCCGCGAGCGGGCCGAGTCCGCCCTGGGCCAGAGCACGGGCCAGGGGGTGGATGCCGGCCGGCTGCTGCAGATGCTGGCGCCCATCGTCATGTCCTTCCTCGCGCAGCGCGTGAGCTCCAGCGGCATGGATGCGGGCGGCCTCGGGCAGATGCTCGGCCAGGAGCGCGCCCGCGCCCAGCGCACGGGCACGCCGGGCGGCGACCTGCTGGGCAGCCTGCTGGACCAGGACGGCGACGGCCAGGTGGGTCTGGGGGATTTGGTCAAGATCGGTGCCAACCTGCTGGGCGGGCGGCGCTGA
- a CDS encoding efflux transporter outer membrane subunit — protein sequence MIPRRALLAAPLALAACTSLAPDYQAPALPVPPTMGAAQPPIAAQAPDPAHEATLHVTEAGPLPWSDFVQEPRLREVVALALAHNRDLRMAALAIERARAQYGIERSALFPAVNATGAGARSRTADDLTTAGRPNTTGQYSAQLGFSSYELDFFGRVRSLNDAALQEFFRVAENRRSVQLSLVAEVMNAWLMLDADARRLQLARETLRTRQQALDLTRRSFELGATSALALAQAQTSADTARVDAAAFASQVARDRNVLALLAGTSVPDALLPASVASVLPGAGKVPELLPPPAPATALLGVAADLPSSVLLHRPDLRAAEHALRGSYASIGAARAAFFPSITLTASVGTASNALSGLFGAGNGTWTFAPQIRLPIFDAGRNQANLRVAEVARDTALAQYEKAIQTAFREVADTLAERATLDERLDAQRSLVQASQRALELSDARFRLGADNYLAVLDAQRSLYAAQQAQIALQLAEQVNRVTLYKVLGGQWAGDAAPPDSS from the coding sequence ATGATCCCCCGCCGCGCCCTGCTGGCCGCGCCGCTGGCGCTGGCGGCCTGCACCTCGCTCGCGCCCGACTACCAGGCCCCCGCCCTGCCCGTGCCGCCCACCATGGGCGCCGCGCAGCCGCCGATTGCCGCACAGGCGCCGGACCCGGCGCACGAAGCCACGCTGCACGTGACCGAGGCCGGGCCCCTGCCCTGGAGCGACTTCGTGCAGGAGCCGCGCCTGCGCGAGGTGGTGGCCCTCGCGCTGGCCCACAACCGCGACCTGCGCATGGCGGCGCTGGCCATCGAGCGCGCGCGCGCGCAGTACGGCATAGAGCGCTCCGCCCTCTTTCCCGCCGTGAACGCCACGGGCGCCGGCGCCCGCAGCCGCACGGCCGACGACCTGACCACCGCCGGGCGCCCCAACACCACGGGCCAGTACAGCGCCCAGCTCGGCTTCAGCAGCTACGAGCTCGACTTCTTCGGGCGCGTGCGCAGCCTGAACGACGCCGCGCTGCAGGAGTTCTTCCGCGTGGCCGAGAACCGCCGCAGCGTGCAGCTGAGCCTGGTGGCCGAGGTCATGAACGCCTGGCTCATGCTCGATGCCGACGCCCGCCGCCTGCAGCTGGCGCGCGAGACCCTGCGCACGCGCCAGCAGGCGCTGGACCTCACGCGCCGCAGCTTCGAGCTGGGCGCCACGTCGGCCCTGGCCCTGGCGCAGGCCCAGACGAGCGCCGATACCGCGCGCGTGGACGCGGCCGCCTTCGCATCGCAGGTCGCGCGCGACCGCAACGTTCTCGCGCTGCTGGCGGGCACGAGCGTGCCCGATGCGCTGCTGCCCGCCAGCGTGGCGTCCGTCCTGCCCGGCGCGGGCAAGGTCCCCGAGCTGCTCCCGCCCCCGGCGCCTGCCACGGCGCTGCTGGGCGTCGCGGCAGACCTGCCCTCCAGCGTGCTGCTGCACCGCCCGGACCTGCGCGCGGCCGAGCATGCGCTGCGCGGCAGCTACGCCAGCATCGGCGCGGCGCGCGCGGCTTTCTTCCCGTCCATCACGCTCACGGCATCGGTGGGCACGGCCAGCAACGCGCTGTCGGGCCTGTTCGGCGCGGGCAACGGCACCTGGACGTTCGCGCCCCAGATCCGCCTGCCGATCTTCGACGCCGGGCGCAACCAGGCCAACCTGCGCGTGGCCGAGGTCGCGCGCGACACCGCGCTGGCCCAGTACGAGAAGGCCATACAGACGGCCTTCCGCGAGGTTGCCGACACGCTGGCCGAACGCGCCACGCTGGACGAGCGCCTGGATGCCCAGCGCTCGCTGGTGCAGGCCAGCCAGCGCGCGCTGGAACTGTCCGACGCGCGCTTTCGCCTCGGGGCCGACAACTACCTCGCGGTGCTCGACGCGCAGCGCTCGCTGTACGCGGCGCAGCAGGCGCAGATCGCGCTGCAGCTGGCCGAGCAGGTCAACCGCGTCACGCTCTACAAGGTGCTGGGCGGGCAGTGGGCGGGCGACGCCGCGCCTCCTGACAGCTCCTGA